In the Neospora caninum Liverpool complete genome, chromosome Ia genome, one interval contains:
- a CDS encoding putative sec1 family domain-containing protein yields the protein MISFPASHTPPSAFALGSPPPRNVASSAETLTGEAMSTAPPRAAPASSLPSSQSSAASAVAAAAVTSPIAAFSRRCFLDSLSTLVGRKFLLLDEKLAGPLSLLVDAPTLQQHGVDRCYPLRAFPVPANSLSAGAAAAPFVLFVCRPRLALLPLLVQHIHFIEKTYQPTQPPSLSSSSVSPFSSFPPPSCFSPSGRHYVVLFIPSSSDFLASELRRLLSNPPPLPASVTSASASSSLMSNLSSLPAALTNSLLFNAPGGSTPATSSTLQLNLESTTVAGCPIYFFPLAPDVLSLELQNSFRDIHVFGDPSPCLHAAAAVQLLQQELQQNSVIPHLRCLGSAAKTVADHLIQQRKEKQAAAQQQALWGEAAASGSALWATSGGRTGGVFGADSRGVFHGEDGSEELLEHLAPVAPPVRFALSPEDLGSPLETPDDGPGSQPHRAGDEASKAAASPASAGADGENRRSGSSTSSKAGSASEGKAGDAETSSLGQGAGADFAESGRDPAQPTGNRGSSETAALRQAGRSATAGARPAVHVDMLVLVDRRSDLVTPLCSAFTYEALLDVVFGIDSAAVEVPQQLLQQKQASGEAGAAAPGSKAHPVLLPGGRRQKVPLSSDGLFATLRDLHQSAVGAHLHRVANEIQQTYKEKDELRSIQEISVFMNKFKVKQQEHSSLSLHVRLASFLASVAKDPAFFRRLTLEDELLQSAGSATSSSSGATLSAALLTELDNMIDATAPSGGLWWTTPGATPRGSGPGALGLGDSSAVGVSVHPAKPAAAPCVEDVYRLLCLASVVNGGLKGKQLEGLRKGLIHQHGLREAVRMSHLQKAGLLRQADGVGGAGGSAAGSWKALKKDCKLLVDEEQSVDDIAYACSGYAPLSVRLLQFLHDQPNGWRSIPHILSQLWGPAMEVRQQQPSPIDSLQALQQPLQRRQQRDASPDGDGSVETVMVMYLGGVTYAEIAAIRRLNEMEIVKQQQFQEQERRAHQGAPAAKPPPRRRYIIVTTEIINYRKLIASCGEDAEDPCERFLWQARECEA from the exons ATGATTTCCTTTCCGGCGTCGCACACTCCACCCTCCGCATTCGCTCTCGgttcgccgccgcctcggaaCGTCGCCTCGTCTGCAGAAACCCTGACAGGGGAGGCGATGTCGACTGCTCCGCCCCGCGCCGCACcagcctcgtctctgccgtcttcccAGTCTTCTGCGGCTTCGGCCGTCGCGGCCGCTGCGGTGACATCTCCCATagccgcgttttcccgacGATGCTTCTTGGACTCGTTAAGCACGCTAGTGGGGCGAAAGTTCCTTCTGCTGGATGAGAAACTCGCGGGTCCGTTGTCGCTTTTGGTGGATGCCCCGACTCTCCAGCAGCACGGCGTAGATCGCTGCTATCCGTTGCGGGCGTTTCCCGTGCCCGCGaattctctctctgcgggagccgccgcagcgccgttcgtcctcttcgtttgTCGCCCCCGTCTggcgcttctgcctctgcttGTCCAGCACATCCATTTCATCGAAAAGACCTACCAGCCGACGCAGCCgccgtccctttcttcgtcctccgtctcgcccttctcgtccttcccgCCCCCGtcctgcttctcgccgtcaGGGCGACACTACGTGGTGCTCTTCATTCCGTCGTCTTCAGACTTCTTGGCCAGCGAACTGCGACGGCTCCTCTCAAatccgccgcctctgcctgcctcggtGACCTCCGCGTCAGCATCTTCTTCGCTCATGTCCAATCTGAGCAGCCTTCCCGCAGCTCTCACGAACTCGCTTCTCTTCAACGCGCCAGGGGGCTCCACCCCAGCGACTTCGTCCACGCTTCAACTCAACCTCGAAAGCACAACCGTGGCGGGCTGCCCGATCtacttctttcctctcgctccggatgtgctgtctctggagctcCAGAACTCGTTTCGCGACATCCACGTCTTTGGCGACCCTTCCCcgtgcctgcatgcggccgcCGCCGTCCAGCTGTTGCAGCAGGAGCTGCAACAGAACTCGGTCATTCCGCATTTGCGGTGTCTCGGCAGCGCCGCCAAGACCGTCGCTGACCATCTCATTCAGCagcggaaggagaagcaggcggcggcgcagcagcAGGCCCTATggggcgaggccgcagcTTCGGGGAGTGCCTTGTGGGCCACGAGCGGCGGCAGGACAGGCGGCGTCTTTGGCGCCGACAGCAGGGGCGTTTTccacggcgaagacggaagtGAAGAGCTGCTGGAGCACCTCGCGCCGGTCGCTCCCCCCGTGCGCTTTGCCTTGAGTCCGGAAGATCTGGGAAGCCCTCTAGAGACACCTGACGACGGGCCAGGCTCCCAGCCCCACCGGGCGGGCGACGAAGCGTCCAAGGCCGCAGCGTCTCCCGCgagcgcaggcgccgacggGGAAAACCGGAGGAGCGGATCGTCCACGTCGAGCAAAGCAGGAAGCGCTTcagagggaaaggcgggcgacgcagagacatcGAGCCTGGGACAGGGCGCCGGGGCCGATTTCGCAGAGTCCGGGCGTGATCCGGCTCAGCCCACAGGCAACAGAGGCTcttcggagacagccgcgctGCGGCAGGCGGGAAGAAGTGCGACGGCGGGTGCCAGGCCTGCAGTCCACGTCGACATGCTTGTTCTCGTCGACCGTCGCTCGGACCTGGTTACGCCCTTGTGCTCGGCCTTCACCTACGAGGCGCTCCTCGACGTGGTCTTCGGCATTGATTCCGCGGCCGTGGAAGTACCGCAGCAACTCCTCCAGCAGAAGCAAGCGAGCGGGGAGGCCGGAGCAGCGGCTCCAGGGTCGAAGGCGCATCCGGTCTTGCTCCCCGGCGGGCGCCGCCAGAAAGTTCCTCTGTCGTCCGACGGCCTCTTTGCGACGCTGCGCGACCTCCACCAGTCGGCTGTCGGCGCGCACCTCCATCGCGTGGCCAATGAAATTCAGCAGACCtacaaagagaaggacgagctGCGGTCCATTCAGGAGATTTCCGTCTTCATGAACAAGTTCAAAGTGAAGCAGCAGGAGCACTCGTCCCTGTCGCTCCACGTCCgactcgcctccttcctcgcctccgtgGCGAAGGACCCGGCCTTCTTCAGGCGCCTCACGCTCGAAGACGAACTGCTGCAGTCCGCCGGCAGCGCGACGAGCTCCAGCTCTGGAGCGACGCTCAGCGCCGCACTCCTGACTGAACTGGACAACATGATAGACGCCACCGCCCCGTCAGGCGGCCTCTGGTGGACCACGCCTGGGGCGACTCCGCGGGGCTCCGGCCCCGGCGCTCTCGGGCTCGGCGACAGCTCTGCAGtgggtgtctccgtccaTCCGGCCAAGCCCGCAGCGGCGCCGTGCGTCGAGGACGTGTatcgtctcctctgtctcgcttcagTCGTCAACGGCGGTCTCAAAGGCAAGCAACTCGAAGGCCTCCGAAAAGGGTTGATTCACCAGCACGGCCTCCGCGAAGCCGTACGCATGTCCCACCTCCAAAAGGCGGGCCTTCTGCGGCAGGCCGACGGCGTCGGCGGAGCGGGAGGCAGCGCGGCTGGAAGCTGGAAGGCGCTGAAAAAAGACTGCAAGTTGCTTGTCGACGAGGAACAGTCCGTCGACGACATTGCCTACGCGTGCTCAGGATATGCGCCCCTGTCCGTACG tctcctTCAGTTCCTGCACGATCAGCCGAACGGCTGGCGGTCGATCCCGCACATTTTGTCTCAGCTGTGGGGACCTGCGATGGAGGTCCGCCAGCAGCAACCCTCGCCGATCGACTCGCTCCAGGCTCTGCAGCAGCCACTTCAACGGCGCCAGCAAAGAGACGCGTCTcccgacggcgacggctccGTGGAAACGGTCATGGTCATGTATCTTGGCGGCGTCACCTACGCGGAAATCGCTGCGATTCGTAGACTGAACGAGATGGAGATCGTCAAGCAGCAGCAATTTCAAGAGCAGGAACGGCGGGCACATCAAGGGGCGCCAGCAGCCAAGCCGCCCCCGCGTCGACGGTATATCATTGTGACGACGGAGATCATTAACTACAGAAAGTTGATTGCGAGTtgtggagaagacgcagaagacccCTGCGAGCGTTTTCTGTGGCAGGCGCGAGAGTGCGAGGCGTGA